GGCCATCACCACAAGCAATCCCAGACGGAAAGAGTAGAGAAGCCCTTTTTCCACGCCCTCCCAGGTCAACTTCCATCCCAGGACCGGCAATCTCACCAGAGGCGTACCGCCCGTGAAGAAAGAGTGCACCACCATGGTAAGGAGGAAAAGCCAGACAAAGGCCCGCAGATTCCGAAGGACCAGGCCAACAGGTAGCCGCGCTGCCACCACGAGTGCTACTGCCAGCATCCCCCATGCCACCGTCAGCGGCAGGCTGTCGGTCAAGAGCAAGCCGCTCATAAGAACCACGCTGGCCACCAATTTGGCCCGCGGGTCAAGGCGGTGCACAAGGGAATTGCTTGGATAGTACTGCCCTAACGTGATGTCCTGCAAGACCGCCATGCATTTATCTCCGCCATCGGTCGCATGGCAATATAGCGCATTTTCCCTTCAAAATCAAACAAAAACTGAGATAGCTGCGCGGCCGCAGCCTCGGCGTTGGCTTGTAGGGGGGTATTCGACGGGCAACCAGGGCAATTCCGCCGGGGAGCTCAAGGCGGGATCAGGCCCGGAAATACTAGGCAGGAAGCTCGGCGGCACTCTCCACCAATCCTAAAAGAAGAAGCGCGGTCCAATGCGTGCGCCGAAGATGTCGTCCCACTCTACAACCACCTCCCATCCACACAGTTGCGGCACTGGACCGCGCATTACTCTCAGGGCCTGGATGCGGCGTCTCTGTTCACGAACCAGAGTTGGTAATTGGCGCGCACCACTAAATGTTGACAGCCCTTTCCCCAATTTGGCCATATATCGATTTTCACGGGCAAAATATATGGCTTTTCGGCACAAAGTCAAGAGAAATTTCCGCCATCCCAGAACGAATAGTTTTTTTTCTACTGTCCAGCCCTTCAAGTGTGCAAATGCAAGACACCGCGGAATGGGTCTTGCCCAGACCCAGCGGTTGTTCATTTCCTGGCCAGTGCCGGCTGAGCGCCGAAGAACCTGACGCCACCTGAAAGCACGCAAGCATCGAGAGATAGAGCGATTTTTCCCTTGACTATTTGCCTGTTTTGTTTTATACTACAAAGGCTTGCTCCGCGTGCAATAATCACCCGTGCGCGACGGTAAGCATCATCTGAGCATCACCAGGAATTGCGGGCAGAAGGGAAGGTAGTCTGCTCGTTCGTGTGGAGAGGTATGGTGCACACACTGACAAGTCTTGTCCAGAATGCGGCTCGTAGAAGCAGCGAATCGACGGCGCTGGTCTTTAACGAACACAAGATCGAATACGGACGGCTTGAGGAAGCGGTTCGTCGCCTGGCCAATGGGCTCAAAGGGCTTGGCGTTGGTCCTGGCGTGCGGGTTGCCTTGATGTTACCGAACCTGCCGCACTTTGTCATTAGCTACTACGCCGTATTGTGGGCTGGTGCGACGGTAGTGCCGCTCAGCATTCTGGTCCGGCGAGAGGAATTGAGCCAGATTCTTGGCGAGACCAACGCTCAGGTGTTCATCGCCTGGGGAGGATTCAAGAACACGGTGCTGGCAGCGGTGGAGGAATGGGGCCAGCCTGTGAAATTGGTCTTCCTGGCAGAGCGCATCCCTGTGGATTCCCAAAGCCTGACGCACCTCATTGCCCAATCGACGGCCGAGGGGGAACCGGTTTCTGTAGCAGAGGATGATACGGCGGTGATTGCCTACACGGCGGGGACTACTGGGCCACCGTTGGGCGTGGAGCTTACGCACCTCAACCTCACTTCGGCGGCAAACATGTGTCGCACCATGCTTCGGCTCACTGCCAAAGACAGGATCATGGCCGTGCTGCCGTTGTTCCATCCTTTCGCGCAGGCAGCAGCGATGAACGCGGCCATGGAAGCTGGTGCGCAATTGGTCATCCATCACCGTTTCCGACCGCGCGAGATTCTCACTTCAATAGCCCAAAATCAAGTCACCTGCATGGCGGCCGCTCCGGGCATGCTCCAGGCGCTGCTGGACACGGCACAAGAAGGCGACGACCTCTCCTCGCTCAAGTACTGTCTCACCTCCGGGTCGCCGCTTGCTGAAGAACTCCGGCAACGGTTCGAGGAGCGTTTTGCCAACACTCTCGTCCTTGCCGGCTACGGCCTCACCGAAGCAGCAGGCCTCGTCACCAGCAACCGACTGGACAGGGAGCGCAAGCCCGGCTCGGTGGGTCTGCCCATGTTGGGAGTGGAGTTAAACGTGGTGGACACTGAGGGGAAACCCTTGCGGCCGGGGCAACACGGCGAGATCGTGGTCAAAGGGCCGAACGTCATGAAGGGCTACCTGAATCGCGAGGAGGACACCTCGAGGGCCCTGCGCGATGGGTGGCTCCACACTGGGGACATCGGCTTCGCCGACCCCGACCACTACTTCTACGTGATCGCCCGTAAGAAGGAGATCATCTGCAAGGGAGGGTTTCATATCTATCCGCACGAGATCGAGCAGGTGGCACTGAGCCACCCTGCCGTGGCCGAGGCCGCGGCAGTGGGCGTGCCCGACCCGGTGCACGGCCAGGAGGTGAAGCTCCACGTTGCACTGAAGCCCGGTGCAGAGCTTACCGCCGAGGAGCTGAGCGCATTCTGCGCAGAACATCTGGAAGTGTACAAGCGCCCCAAGAGCGTGCAGTTCCATCAGGCACTGCCCAAGACCCCCACGGGGCGCATCTTGCGGCTCCAGTTGGCCGCAGCGACAAACAAGTAGGAGCGCGTCCGTGCAAGACGCGCAGCTGGCCTATCACTGCAATAAGGAGTGAAGAGTGAAAGAGATCGCAACCAAAGATTTGCGCAACATTGCTCTGGTGGCCCATGGCGGCGCCGGCAAGACCTCTCTGGCGGAGGCCATCCTCTTTTCCGCCGGCGAAACCACGCGCATGGGCAGCGTCGATGACGGATCCACAGTGTCGGACTACCAGGCAGACGAGATAGAGCGAAAGATTTCCGTCAGCACGACGCTGATGCATTGCTTCTGGAAAGACGTCAAGATCAACATCGTCGATGCCCCTGGGTATGCCGACTTTTTTGGCGACGCCGTCAGCGCCCTGCGGGTGGCCGACCTTGCAGTGGTGCTGGTGGATGCAGTATCCGGCATCGCTGTTGGCACCGAGAACGTGATGGAGATCGTTACCAAACAGGGAACTCCGCGCCTGTTCTTTGTCAATCGCGAAGACAAAGAGCACGCTAACTTTGAGAAGGCCGTCGCCGCGGCTCAGGAGCGTTTCGGGCATAGCGTGACCGTGGTGCAATTCCCTGCCAGCGAGGGAGAGAGCTTCAAA
The candidate division KSB1 bacterium DNA segment above includes these coding regions:
- a CDS encoding AMP-binding protein; translated protein: MVHTLTSLVQNAARRSSESTALVFNEHKIEYGRLEEAVRRLANGLKGLGVGPGVRVALMLPNLPHFVISYYAVLWAGATVVPLSILVRREELSQILGETNAQVFIAWGGFKNTVLAAVEEWGQPVKLVFLAERIPVDSQSLTHLIAQSTAEGEPVSVAEDDTAVIAYTAGTTGPPLGVELTHLNLTSAANMCRTMLRLTAKDRIMAVLPLFHPFAQAAAMNAAMEAGAQLVIHHRFRPREILTSIAQNQVTCMAAAPGMLQALLDTAQEGDDLSSLKYCLTSGSPLAEELRQRFEERFANTLVLAGYGLTEAAGLVTSNRLDRERKPGSVGLPMLGVELNVVDTEGKPLRPGQHGEIVVKGPNVMKGYLNREEDTSRALRDGWLHTGDIGFADPDHYFYVIARKKEIICKGGFHIYPHEIEQVALSHPAVAEAAAVGVPDPVHGQEVKLHVALKPGAELTAEELSAFCAEHLEVYKRPKSVQFHQALPKTPTGRILRLQLAAATNK